One Rhineura floridana isolate rRhiFlo1 chromosome 14, rRhiFlo1.hap2, whole genome shotgun sequence genomic region harbors:
- the CIMAP1C gene encoding protein CIMAP1C produces MATSRAKGRSRHASCSPVPPKHPARGTTDQKVFASISAKFKGPGPGKYSRQPCTGIKDHDFTKYAEPAYTMRVKSSERLIAVMESPGPCYFVDPSISHLGIWRPVSFRMAQEKKKSNIPVMPAPNEYYVEKIHPLEEPNAPAYTMGLRTHYWENSRNPAPNSYSLPRMLGPRLPVNQSAPCLSMASSASVWGYAKDLVRGPGPAMYTIPMPDIYLHHQPAYSMSQRFSPSSKDQTPAPPDYNAELVTADKPRAPRFSLGIRHSEYSHGTPPLCIIKE; encoded by the exons ATGGCGACTTCTAGAGCCAAAGGTCGATCCCGGCATGCTAGTTGTTCTCCTGTTCCCCCTAAGCATCCTGCCAGAGGAACGACGGACCAAAAAGTGTTTGCATCCATCAGTGCCAAATTTAAAG GGCCGGGACCTGGGAAGTACAGTAGGCAGCCCTGCACTGGCATTAAAGATCACGACTTCACCAAGTATGCTGAGCCAGCCTACACGATGCGTGTGAAATCCAGTGAAAGAT TGATTGCAGTCATGGAGAGTCCTGGGCCCTGCTATTTTGTGGATCCTAGCATATCCCATCTCGGAATATGGAGACCAGTATCATTCCGCATGGCgcaagagaaaaagaagtcaa ATATCCCTGTGATGCCTGCCCCAAACGAGTATTATGTAGAGAAGATACACCCACTCGAAGAGCCAAATGCACCAGCGTATACCATGGGCCTCCGAACACACTACTGGGAGAACAGCCGAAACCCAGCACCCAACAGCTACTCCCTTCCACGGATGCTGGGTCCCAGGTTACCTGTCAATCAGTCTGCTCCCTGCCTCTCAATGGCCTCCAGTGCCTCTGTATGGGGCTATGCTAAAGACTTGGTGAGAGGGCCCGGCCCGGCAATGTATACCATACCCATGCCAGATATTTACTTGCACCACCAACCGGCCTACAGCATGTCACAAAGGTTCAGCCCCTCCAGCAAGGACCAAACACCAGCCCCTCCTGACTATAATGCTGAGCTGGTCACTGCTGACAAACCCAGGGCCCCACGTTTCAGTCTTGGGATTCGTCACTCTGAGTATTCTCATGGCACACCTCCACTCTGTATCATCAAAGAGTGA